A single genomic interval of Odontesthes bonariensis isolate fOdoBon6 chromosome 3, fOdoBon6.hap1, whole genome shotgun sequence harbors:
- the LOC142377018 gene encoding odorant receptor 131-2-like, whose translation MNVSTTISRDSQGIAILKNVITVVLTLSVIYINSTLVHTFRKHQVFNMNPRYILYIHLVINDIIMLILFVVLQVLSYILFTLHVSFCLVMLMIAIVSSLNNPLTLAVMAAECYLAICFPLHHPRICTVKKTYITIAVIWTLSLLTILPDLFVVLATKPMEFFTTRIFCLRDHIFTNPELQQKQEVSNILFLVFVWVSLFYTYLSILFAAQAASANGKKARNTVLLHGFQLMLCMLSYLHSLTIQGLSKFFPKDSLIIRYIVSILIQILPRLVSPVVYGLRDKTFRKYLKSYYKRNEKIHP comes from the exons ATGAATGTCTCAACAACTATCAGTCGGGACTCCCAAGGCATAGCAATACTCAAGAATGTGATTACTGTCGTCCTCACACTCTCTGTCATCTATATAAACAGCACCCTCGTGCACACATTCAGAAAACATCAG GTTTTCAACATGAACCCACGTTACATCCTCTACATCCATCTGGTAATCAATGATATCATCATGTTAATATTGTTTGTGGTTCTTCAAGTCCTGAGTTACATCTTGTTCACTCTTCATGTGTCATTTTGCCTTGTTATGCTAATGATTGCTATAGTGTCAAGTCTAAATAATCCCTTAACACTTGCTGTTATGGCAGCAGAGTGTTACCTGGCCATATGCTTTCCTCTCCACCACCCCCGGATCTGTACAGTCAAGAAAACTTACATCACGATTGCTGTGATATGGACGCTAAGTTTGCTTACAATCTTACCAGACCTGTTTGTAGTCTTGGCCACAAAACCTATGGAATTTTTTACTACCAGGATTTTTTGCCTGAGAGATCATATTTTCACAAACCCTGAGCTTCAACAGAAACAAGAAGTATCcaacattttgtttttagtCTTTGTTTGGGTCAGCCTTTTCTATACATACTTAAGTATCCTTTTCGCTGCACAGGCAGCTTCCGCAAACGGCAAGAAAGCGAGGAATACCGTTCTGCTGCATGGTTTCCAGCTGATGCTGTGTATGCTGAGTTATCTTCACAGTTTAACGATACAAGGTCTGTCAAAATTCTTCCCTAAAGATTCTCTGATTATTCGCTACATAGTTTCAATACTTATTCAGATTTTGCCAAGACTTGTCAGTCCTGTTGTTTATGGTTTAAGAGACAAGACGTTCAGAAAGTATCTGAAAAGTTATtacaaaagaaatgaaaagattCATCCATAG